The following are encoded in a window of Mycobacteriales bacterium genomic DNA:
- a CDS encoding SAM-dependent methyltransferase, giving the protein MATYTHGHHESVLRSHRWRTAENSAAYLLPHLRPGMTLLDIGSGPGTITADLARLVAPGRVTALEATPEALALTQAEITSQ; this is encoded by the coding sequence CCATCACGAGTCAGTCCTGCGCTCGCACAGATGGCGCACCGCAGAGAACTCGGCGGCGTACCTGCTGCCGCATCTGCGACCGGGGATGACGCTTCTCGACATCGGCTCCGGACCCGGCACGATCACTGCGGACCTGGCCAGGCTCGTCGCCCCCGGACGTGTCACCGCGTTGGAGGCGACACCCGAAGCGCTCGCCCTCACGCAGGCGGAGATCACGTCGCAA